GGTCTTTACTCAGAAGGACTTGAGGCGATCTCAATCAATTGGATTGCGAACAAGAAACCGAATGGACCTTTCCGCTGTACAGCGAAATTCCGTTACCGTCAAGAAGATAAAGGGGTAACCGTTTATCCAAAAGAAGACGGGAACATGGTGGTTCAATTTGACGAACCTGAACGTGCGATTACACCAGGACAAGCTGTTGTATTTTATGATGGCGACGAATGCCTTGGTGGAGGAACGATTGATCAAGTGATGAAGAAATGGGGAAATGCCTAATCGGCATTTTCCCATTTTCACTGTTATCTGTAAGCAAGCTTAAATCTATGCGATAATAAAAAAATAGAAATGAACTGAGAGGATGTTTTGTAATGAGTTGGAATGAAAAAGGAATTGCGTACATGAACGAACAAAATTATGAGGAAGCGGCGAAAGCATTTAATGCAGCGATTGAAGAGGACCCAAAGGATGCGACGGCCTTTATTAACTTTGGAAATTTACTCGGTGCGATTGGTGAAGAGGAGCGAGCACTTGTGTTCTTCGATAAAGCCATTGCGCTCGATGAACAAGCAGCGACAGCGTATTACGGAGCGGGGACGATCTATTACAAACAGGATCAATTTGAAGAAGCCGTTAAGATGTTTAAGCAAGCGTTGGTGAATCAATTAGAGGAAGCTGATGTCTTCTTTATGCTAGGGATGAGTTACTACCAATTAGGAGCTTTGCCTCATGCGATGGCAAATTTCAAGCGTGCGATTGAGTTAAATGAAGCTGATATTGATGCACGTTTCCAGTACGGATTGACGCTTGCTCAACTTGAACAAGTGGATGAAGCAGTGATTCAACTTGAAAAAGTCGTCAGTGATGCACCGAATCATGCGGATGCCTTTTTCAATCTTGGGGTAGCGTATGCGTATAAAGAAGATGCCGCAAAAGCGTTACAAGCCTTTGAAGACGCCCTACGTATTCAGCCAGATCATGCACTTGCTGCCAATGGAAAGAAAACCGTCGAACAAGCCATGCAATAAGGGTGATAGATGATGACAGATGAACAGTTGCCTCCAAATGAAGAAAGTGGAATAGAGCGCGGATATATTAAAGGTGAAGTTTTACACCTTGTTTTTCGTAATGAAGAAAATGCCTACACCGTTGCGTTAATTCGAGTGATTGATACAAACGAAGAAGTGAAAGAGAAGAAAATCACAGTGGTTGGAACCTTACCACAACTAGATGTTGCTGAAACGTTCTTATTCTTTGGTACGATCACCGAGCACCCTAGATTCGGTCAACAATATCAGATCGAACAATTTAGACGAGATCTCCCGCAAACAAAGCAAGGAATTATTCAATACTTAGCAAGTGGCAGATTTCCTGGTATTGGAAAGAAAACTGCTGAAACGATCGTTAATACATTAGGTGAACGAGCAATCACCCGCATTGTTGAAGATCGATCCGTGTTAAAGGTCGTGCCAAAGCTTTCAAAAGAAAAAGCCGATCAACTGTATCAACAACTTATTGATCAGCAAGGTGTAGAGCAAGTCTTAATGATGCTCTCTAAGCACGGGTTTGGTTTAGAATTATCGATGAAAGTATATCAAGCGTATAAATACCAAGCGATCGATATTATCCAAAACAATCCATATAAATTGATCGCTGATGTAGAGGGAATTGGGTTTCGAAAAGCCGATTTACTCGGGGCTGCTATTGGGCTTACAGGCAATCATCCTGACCGCATTCGTGCCGGTTTATTGTTTGTTGTTCAAGAATTATGTTTACAAGATGGGCATGTCTACATTGAAAAAGATGCACTCATTCCTCATGTTCAGCAATTACTCGCAGCACCAAATGAGGCAATTACCATGGGCGAAATTGAGCATGTGCTGTTAACGATGGAAGAAGAGGACGCGCTTGTGTTAGAAGATAGTCGTGTCTATATTAAGTCATTGTTTTTTGCTGAAAAGGGCATCGCCACGAGTGTAAGACGATTAATGGCGACCGAAGTGAAAGATGAGTTTCCTGAGTCCGAATTTATGAAAACATTAGGCGAATTAGAAGAAGAGCTTAAAATTGAATATGCCCCTTTGCAAAAAGAAGCCATTCAAACGGCGCTCTCTTCCCCGTTTATGTTGTTGACAGGTGGGCCAGGAACAGGGAAAACAACGGTCATTAAAGGTATTGTTGAGTCATATGCACGATTAAAGGGACTTTCACTTGATCCAGGGGCGTACACAAAATCAAACCCATTTCCGATTCTACTCGTTGCTCCAACCGGTCGAGCGGCGAAAAGAATGAGCGAAGCCACCGAACTTCCAGCGGTCACGATCCACCGTTTACTCGGATGGAAAGGTGGAGCAGGAGGCTTTGATAAAGGGGAGCATGAGCAGCTTGAAGGGGAATTAATAATTGTTGATGAAGTATCGATGGTTGATATTTGGCTCGCCAATCAATTACTTAAATCAATTCCTAAAGGTATGCAAGTGGTCTTTGTAGGTGATCAAGATCAGCTGCCTTCTGTCGGACCCGGTCAAGTATTAAAAGACTTTCTCGACTCCGCTGTTGTACCGATTGTTCCATTAACAGCGATCTATCGTCAAAAGGAAGGCTCTTCGATTATTGAATTGGCCCACGAGATGAAGCAAGGGAAGATGCCTGCTGATTTACCAGAAGCGAAACCAGATCGACGTTTTTTCCCATGTACGAACGATCATGTTCAACATGTGGTTACACAAATTTGCGAAAATGCGATGAAAAAAGGCTACGTCGCCAAAGACATTCAAGTGCTTGCTCCGATGTATAAAGGGCAAGCAGGAATTACCGAACTAAACCGACTGCTGCAAGAGCTTTTTAACCCGAAAACCGAGCAAAAACGAGAAATTGTCTTTGGGGAAATTGCTTTTCGGACTGGAGATGTCGTTTTGCAACTCGTTAATAACCCAGAAGAGAATGTTTATAACGGCGACCGAGGCGAGATTGTCGCGATCTTTTATGCAAAAGAAAACACAGAAAAGCAAGATCAAGTCGTGATTAGTTTTGATGGAACCGAAGTCGTCTATAACAAGAAAGATTTAAACCAAATCACACACGCCTATTGCTGTTCGATTCATAAATCACAAGGGAGTGAATTTCCGATTGTGGTCATGCCTGTTGTACGAAACTACTCAAGGATGCTCCGTCGAAATTTACTTTATACAGGCATTACGCGCGCTAAAAAATTCTTGTTATTATGCGGGGAATTAAAATCGTTTCACACTGCCGTTACAAGAAGTGACGAGCTAATTCGTCACTCGATGTTAAAAGACAAACTCATTGCGCTAAAAAAAGGGCGAGAAGAATATGAGAATGGAAATGGTCAACTAACATAACAACTTACAGATGCCACATACTATAACTGTTCGGAAAGGTGGGAAGTACTTTGCGAACTTTTTCAACCGTCGAAGGCCTGCCGGTCATTGAACAGGGTACGGGGATAGAGTGGGGCTATGTGATTGATTTGTTAGTAGGGCAAGATATGCAGATTGAAGGGTTTGTTGTCGATAAAAAAGGGTGGTTTAATCACCACATGTTCCTACCAGTTCAGGCGGTCGCAAGTTTTGGAAGTGATGGAGTGATGATCAGTGAACACTTAAAGCTGTCACGCTTTATTTCGAAAGAGCATCAGGCTTATCCGCTTAAGCTCGGGAAAAAGCGGCTTGGAGGAAGATCGTTATTAACCTCTGAAGGGGAAAAAGTTGGACTGGTAGAAGATGTATATTTTGATGAAGAAGTGGGGACAATCGTAGGGTATGAAGTGACCGATGGATTGGTAGCTGACTTAGTAGAAGGACG
Above is a genomic segment from Bacillus sp. FJAT-45037 containing:
- a CDS encoding tetratricopeptide repeat protein; protein product: MSWNEKGIAYMNEQNYEEAAKAFNAAIEEDPKDATAFINFGNLLGAIGEEERALVFFDKAIALDEQAATAYYGAGTIYYKQDQFEEAVKMFKQALVNQLEEADVFFMLGMSYYQLGALPHAMANFKRAIELNEADIDARFQYGLTLAQLEQVDEAVIQLEKVVSDAPNHADAFFNLGVAYAYKEDAAKALQAFEDALRIQPDHALAANGKKTVEQAMQ
- the recD2 gene encoding SF1B family DNA helicase RecD2; the encoded protein is MTDEQLPPNEESGIERGYIKGEVLHLVFRNEENAYTVALIRVIDTNEEVKEKKITVVGTLPQLDVAETFLFFGTITEHPRFGQQYQIEQFRRDLPQTKQGIIQYLASGRFPGIGKKTAETIVNTLGERAITRIVEDRSVLKVVPKLSKEKADQLYQQLIDQQGVEQVLMMLSKHGFGLELSMKVYQAYKYQAIDIIQNNPYKLIADVEGIGFRKADLLGAAIGLTGNHPDRIRAGLLFVVQELCLQDGHVYIEKDALIPHVQQLLAAPNEAITMGEIEHVLLTMEEEDALVLEDSRVYIKSLFFAEKGIATSVRRLMATEVKDEFPESEFMKTLGELEEELKIEYAPLQKEAIQTALSSPFMLLTGGPGTGKTTVIKGIVESYARLKGLSLDPGAYTKSNPFPILLVAPTGRAAKRMSEATELPAVTIHRLLGWKGGAGGFDKGEHEQLEGELIIVDEVSMVDIWLANQLLKSIPKGMQVVFVGDQDQLPSVGPGQVLKDFLDSAVVPIVPLTAIYRQKEGSSIIELAHEMKQGKMPADLPEAKPDRRFFPCTNDHVQHVVTQICENAMKKGYVAKDIQVLAPMYKGQAGITELNRLLQELFNPKTEQKREIVFGEIAFRTGDVVLQLVNNPEENVYNGDRGEIVAIFYAKENTEKQDQVVISFDGTEVVYNKKDLNQITHAYCCSIHKSQGSEFPIVVMPVVRNYSRMLRRNLLYTGITRAKKFLLLCGELKSFHTAVTRSDELIRHSMLKDKLIALKKGREEYENGNGQLT
- a CDS encoding PRC-barrel domain-containing protein, coding for MRTFSTVEGLPVIEQGTGIEWGYVIDLLVGQDMQIEGFVVDKKGWFNHHMFLPVQAVASFGSDGVMISEHLKLSRFISKEHQAYPLKLGKKRLGGRSLLTSEGEKVGLVEDVYFDEEVGTIVGYEVTDGLVADLVEGRKVILPKGPLVISKDNAIVSI